The genomic window TGAGGCGGATCTGGTCCAGCAGGTACCCGATCTTCCGCCCGGCCCAGAGGCTGGCCAGATACTCCGCTCCGTCGTTGACCTCCGGGAAGTCGACTTCGCTAACGTAGCTGCGTTTCCCGTGGCCGCTGTCGCCACTGACGGTCATCTTCGTCTTGCCGGCGGTGTCCTGCTTGTAGCGACCGAAGATCGCGAGTTGCGAGCCACCGAACAGATCAGGCAGATCCTTCGGGTAGGTGTCATAGGCCTTGACGCTGCCATAGTCCACCTGGACTTCCGTCAGCACCGGCTGTGCGATCTTTCCGTACCAGTTGGAGACCTTGACCTCGATGTCCTCGCCGGGGCGCACATAGGTCGGGAGGCCACCATTGTCTTCCGCGAGGCGGTCGAGGAAGTGCGTATCCACATCGTAGCCCGCACCGAAGGCAAACAGCCGAGTCGGTGTGTTCTTCAGCGCCCCCGCCGCCTGCTTCACGCGTGGCGCGATCTTGTCCGGGTCCGTCACGTCACCGGCTGTCGGCAGGCCGTCGGTAAGGAAGGCGACGTAGTTCGGCTGGCCGGTCTTTCGGCAGTCCAGGGCCGCCTTGAGGGCGCCGTCGATATCCGTACCGCCCGAGGCCCGGAGGTCCTTGATGAAGTTGCGAGCCTTCTCGATGTTCTCCCGCGTCGCCGGTTGGAGGCCATCGCCGAACTGCGTGACGCTTGTGGCGAAGCTGATGATCTCGAACTGGTCCTGCGGGTTGAGGCTGTTCACGCAGAACTCCAGGGCTCGTCGCACCTGCTCAATCTTCTCGCCGGACATCGAGCCCGAGCGGTCCAGCACAAAGACCACATTCTTCGGGGCTGCCTTGGCCACCGACACGTCCTCCTCCGTCGGTGCCGCAAGCAGCAGGAAGAAGCCGTCCTCGCCCTTCTCCTTGAAGGTCAGCAGACTGGTGCCGACCTCCTCCTTCGCGACCGTGTAGTACAGGAGCAGGTCGCGGTCGGGCTTGGAATTCTTCTCCTCATAGGAGGCGACCGCCGCGCCGCCACGTCGCGAGATGTCCAGGTCATGGCTTGGTGAATAGATGGTTCCCAGCTTCGCCTTCGACTTGATCGTCGCCTCGAAGACCGTCTCCGTGATCGGGCTCTTGGAGAACTTCTCGGTGCTCATCGGGTAGTTGTACGAGACGAGGCCGTTGTCGTAGCCCAGCACCTGGGTGTAGTACAGCTCGATCCGGCGTTCGCCATGGGCCGGAATCGGGAAGATCCGGGCCTTGTACATGTCGCGCCCGCTGTACTCCAGCAGCGCCGGATCACGCCGCTTGCGCACGATGTCCTCATAGATGCTGGTGGCCTTGTCACGCGGGAGGATCTCGCCTTCCATCTTCTGGCCGTCGGCGATCAGCGTGAAGCCTTTGACCACTGCACCCGGCGGCAGCGGGAACAGGTAGGTCGCTTCCTGCTCGCGGTCGGTCTCGTTCACGAAGACCTGGTCGACGTGGGTGGTGGCGATCTGCTCGTCGATCTCCACCTTGACGTGGTGGTACTTGATGGTGAAGTAGGGGACGTCCGGTCGCAGTGGCGGGATCAGCATCCCATCCGCCAGAGCCTGCGAAGCCAGACAGCAGAGGGCGACAACAGCGACGACATACGGGAGTGACCTGCGGATCATCCTGGGCTCCCTCCTCGGAGCGGGAACTGCTACGTTCTGGAGGATGGACTGAGGAGGGCGCGCCTTTGTTCCTGGGTTACTTGCT from Armatimonadia bacterium includes these protein-coding regions:
- a CDS encoding VIT domain-containing protein encodes the protein MIRRSLPYVVAVVALCCLASQALADGMLIPPLRPDVPYFTIKYHHVKVEIDEQIATTHVDQVFVNETDREQEATYLFPLPPGAVVKGFTLIADGQKMEGEILPRDKATSIYEDIVRKRRDPALLEYSGRDMYKARIFPIPAHGERRIELYYTQVLGYDNGLVSYNYPMSTEKFSKSPITETVFEATIKSKAKLGTIYSPSHDLDISRRGGAAVASYEEKNSKPDRDLLLYYTVAKEEVGTSLLTFKEKGEDGFFLLLAAPTEEDVSVAKAAPKNVVFVLDRSGSMSGEKIEQVRRALEFCVNSLNPQDQFEIISFATSVTQFGDGLQPATRENIEKARNFIKDLRASGGTDIDGALKAALDCRKTGQPNYVAFLTDGLPTAGDVTDPDKIAPRVKQAAGALKNTPTRLFAFGAGYDVDTHFLDRLAEDNGGLPTYVRPGEDIEVKVSNWYGKIAQPVLTEVQVDYGSVKAYDTYPKDLPDLFGGSQLAIFGRYKQDTAGKTKMTVSGDSGHGKRSYVSEVDFPEVNDGAEYLASLWAGRKIGYLLDQIRL